One genomic window of Paraburkholderia acidiphila includes the following:
- a CDS encoding flagellar hook assembly protein FlgD yields MNGTSSSSSSSSSGTSASDLQTTFLQLLVAQLQNQDPTDPMDSSQMTSQLAQINTVSGIQQLNTSLTSLSTQLSAGQNAQAALLIGSTVLAAGSSATVKSGSAPQLGVTLPSAVSDVKLTITNSAGQVVNTLDLGAQSAGTVPVTWNGKDSSGNTVADGTYTISATATTNGQSATATALVASQVQGVVQQSDGTASLSLANGKTVPLSGVGAIL; encoded by the coding sequence ATGAACGGCACGAGTTCGAGCTCGTCGTCGTCGTCGAGCGGCACGAGCGCAAGCGACCTGCAGACCACCTTCCTGCAGCTGCTCGTCGCGCAGCTGCAGAACCAGGATCCGACCGATCCGATGGACAGCTCGCAGATGACCTCGCAGCTCGCCCAGATCAACACGGTGTCGGGCATCCAGCAGCTCAACACGTCGCTGACCTCGCTCTCCACGCAGCTTTCGGCGGGCCAGAACGCGCAGGCCGCGCTGCTCATCGGCTCGACGGTGCTCGCGGCCGGCAGCAGCGCCACGGTGAAGAGCGGTTCGGCGCCGCAGCTCGGCGTCACGCTGCCTTCGGCGGTTTCGGACGTCAAGCTCACGATCACGAACTCGGCAGGCCAGGTCGTCAACACGCTCGACCTCGGCGCGCAGTCGGCCGGCACCGTGCCGGTCACCTGGAACGGCAAGGACAGCTCGGGCAACACGGTCGCCGACGGCACCTACACGATCAGCGCCACCGCGACGACCAACGGCCAGTCCGCCACCGCCACCGCGCTCGTCGCGAGCCAGGTGCAGGGCGTGGTCCAGCAGTCGGACGGCACCGCGAGCCTCTCGCTCGCCAACGGCAAGACGGTCCCGCTTTCGGGCGTGGGCGCCATTCTCTGA
- the flgC gene encoding flagellar basal body rod protein FlgC — protein sequence MPSLMNIFSVAGSAMTAESQRLNVTASNLANADSTTGPDGQPYKAKQVVFAVNPLGGARTASGQQVGGVRVTGVVDDPTPMKQTYDPDNPSANADGYVTMPNVDPVQEMVNMISASRSYQANVETLNTAKQLMLKTLTIGT from the coding sequence ATGCCATCCCTGATGAACATCTTCAGCGTTGCGGGATCCGCCATGACGGCGGAATCGCAGCGTCTGAACGTGACGGCGTCCAATCTCGCTAACGCCGACAGCACGACCGGCCCCGACGGCCAGCCGTACAAGGCAAAGCAGGTCGTGTTCGCGGTCAACCCGCTCGGCGGCGCGCGCACGGCCTCGGGCCAGCAGGTGGGCGGCGTCAGGGTGACCGGCGTGGTGGACGACCCCACGCCCATGAAGCAGACGTACGACCCCGACAATCCTTCCGCCAACGCGGACGGCTACGTGACGATGCCCAACGTCGATCCGGTGCAGGAGATGGTCAACATGATCTCGGCGTCGCGCTCGTACCAGGCCAACGTCGAAACGCTGAACACCGCCAAGCAGTTGATGCTCAAGACGTTGACCATCGGGACGTAA
- a CDS encoding flagellar basal body protein: protein MLDKLDAEFAFGREALDVRATRQALISSNIANADTPGYQARDVDFSASLAGALRQQGAGGTVGMTATSGGNAQPLAMAQPAGVTSGMQMAATTSGHMAGDAKLIPTGGPADTYKSQLMYRTPVQPALDGNTVDLDTERVQFADNALHFESGMTVVSQQIKTMLSAITSGSS, encoded by the coding sequence ATGCTGGACAAACTCGATGCCGAATTCGCCTTTGGGCGCGAAGCGCTCGACGTGCGCGCCACGCGGCAGGCATTGATCTCTTCGAACATCGCGAACGCCGACACGCCGGGCTACCAGGCGCGCGACGTGGACTTCTCGGCGTCGCTTGCCGGCGCGCTGCGCCAGCAAGGCGCCGGCGGCACGGTGGGCATGACGGCCACCTCGGGCGGCAACGCCCAGCCGCTCGCGATGGCGCAGCCCGCGGGCGTGACGAGCGGCATGCAGATGGCGGCCACGACGTCGGGCCACATGGCCGGCGACGCGAAGCTGATCCCGACGGGCGGCCCGGCCGACACCTACAAGAGCCAGCTTATGTACCGCACGCCGGTGCAGCCCGCACTCGACGGCAACACGGTCGATCTCGACACCGAACGCGTGCAGTTCGCCGACAACGCGTTGCACTTCGAGTCGGGCATGACGGTGGTCTCGCAACAGATCAAGACGATGTTGTCCGCGATCACCTCGGGTTCGAGCTGA